The following coding sequences lie in one Brachionichthys hirsutus isolate HB-005 chromosome 15, CSIRO-AGI_Bhir_v1, whole genome shotgun sequence genomic window:
- the slc25a36a gene encoding solute carrier family 25 member 36-A — protein MIQTDTLVHLFAGGCGGTAGAILTCPLEVVKTRLQSSSITLYISEVQLSTVNGASVARVAPPGPVHCFKTILAREGPRSFFRGLAPNLVGVAPSRAIYFAAYSAAKKKLSDVLEPDSTPVHMLSAAMAGFTAITATNPIWLIKTRLQLETRNRGERQMNAIECMRRVYRTDGLRGFYKGMSASYAGISETVIHFAIYEGIKRKLLQSRAHDRMGEEGAVKDISDFVAIMLAAATSKMCASSIAYPHEVIRTRLREEGSKYRSFFQTLVTVPREEGYRALYRGLATHLVRQIPNTAIVMATYEVVVYFLGY, from the exons ATGATCCAAACGGACACATTGGTTCATTTGTTTGCCGGAGG ATGTGGAGGCACCGCCGGTGCTATTCTGACCTGTCCTCTGGAGGTTGTGAAGACGAGACTGCAGTCCTCTTCCATCACCCTCTACATCTCTGAAGTCCAGCTCAGCACCGTCAACGGAGCCAGTGTGGCCCGGGTCGCCCCTCCAGGGCCTGTGCACTGTTTCAA GACAATCCTAGCGAGAGAGGGACCCCGTTCGTTCTTCAGAGGACTGGCACCTAACCTGGTGGGTGTGGCACCTTCCAG GGCGATATACTTTGCAGCCTATTCAGCAGCAAAGAAGAAACTGAGTGATGTGCTGGAACCAGACTCTACCCCGGTGCACATGCTGTCGGCTGCGATGGCAG GCTTCACCGCCATCACAGCCACCAACCCCATCTGGCTGATAAAGACCCGTCTGCAGCTGGAAACCAG AAACCGGGGGGAGCGGCAGATGAATGCGATTGAATGCATGCGGCGGGTTTACCGGACGGACGGGCTGCGAGGTTTCTACAAGGGAATGTCGGCATCGTACGCCGGCATCTCTGAGACTGTTATCCATTTTGCCATCTATGAGGGCATCAAACGCAAACTGCTGCAGTCCAGGGCCCACGACCGCATGGGCGAGGAGGGGGCCGTCAAGGACATCTCGGACTTTGTGGCCATAATGCTCGCGGCGGCGACTTCTAAGATGTGCGCCAGTTCCATCGCCTACCCTCACG AGGTGATCCGAACGCGGCTACGAGAGGAAGGCAGCAAATATCGTTCCTTCTTCCAAACATTGGTGACGGTGCCGAGAGAGGAGGGATACCGGGCGCTCTACCGCGGCCTCGCCACGCATCTTGTCCGACAGATCCCCAACACCGCCATTGTGATGGCCACCTACGAAGTGGTGGTCTACTTCCTTGGCTATTAG
- the LOC137904735 gene encoding E3 ubiquitin-protein ligase MARCHF2-like, with product MTSSGCCHLPGTLCDYTGSAESDASKESEESDSTTQAQYIAKVTAKDGRPLSTVVKAVSLQSDVGMCRICHEGAGGETLLSPCDCTGTLGKVHKSCLEKWLSSSNTSYCELCHTEFTIERRPQPLTQWLKDPGPRSEKRTLLCDMACFLLITPLAAISGWLCLRGAQDHLQLKSRLEAVGLIALTIALFTIYILWTLVSFRYHCQLYSEWRRTNQKVRLLMPDMKGAHTTQRSVPTKLTKKMTDETIV from the exons ATGACGTCTTCAGGGTGCTGTCACCTGCCTGGTACCCTTTGTGATTACACTGGCAGCGCTGAATCTGATGCCTCCAAGGAGTCGGAGGAGTCTGATTCTACCACACAGGCCCAATACATTGCCAAGGTTACAGCTAAAGATGGCCGTCCGCTGTCCACCGTCGTCAAGGCGGTGAGCCTGCAGAG CGATGTGGGCATGTGTCGGATTTGTCACGAGGGAGCTGGGGGGGAGACGCTGCTCTCCCCTTGCGACTGCACTGGAACTCTGGGTAAAGTGCACAAAAGCTGCCTGGAGAAGTGGTTGTCCTCCTCCAACACCAGTTACTGCGAACTGTGTCACACGGAATTCACCATCGAACGACGGCCGCAGCCACTCACACAG TGGTTGAAGGACCCGGGTCCTCGCAGTGAGAAGCGCACACTGCTGTGTGACATGGCCTGCTTCCTTCTCATCACGCCCCTGGCTGCCATCTCCGGCTGGCTGTGTCTGAGGGGAGCCCAGGACCACCTGCAACTCAAGAGCCGACTCGAAGCTGTCGGCCTGATCGCGCTCACCATCGCCCTCTTCACCATCTACATCCTCTGGACactg GTGTCGTTTCGGTATCACTGTCAGTTGTACTCGGAGTGGAGGAGGACCAATCAGAAAGTGCGCCTGCTCATGCCCGACATGAAAGGGGCACACACTACCCAGCGTTCTGTGCCAACCAAGTTGACCAAGAAAATGACTGATGAGACCATCGTATGA
- the LOC137904659 gene encoding ras-related protein Rab-11B, whose translation MGNRDDEYDFLFKVVLIGDSGVGKSNLLSRFTRNEFNLESKSTIGVEFATRSIQVDGKTIKAQIWDTAGQERYRAITSAYYRGAVGALLVYDIAKHLTYENVERWLKELRDHADNNIVIMLVGNKSDLRHLRAVPTDEARAFAEKNNLSFIETSALDSTNVEEAFKNILTEIYRIVSQKQIAERSAHDESPGNNVVDISVPPTTDGQRGSKLQCCQNL comes from the exons ATGGGGAACCGAGACGATGAGTACGATTTCTTGTtcaaag TCGTGTTAATTGGGGACTCGGGTGTAGGGAAGAGCAATTTGCTCTCTCGATTCACACGGAATGAGTTCAACCTAGAGAGTAAGAGCACCATCGGGGTGGAGTTTGCCACACGCAGCATTCAGGTGGACGGCAAAACGATAAAGGCTCAGATCTGGGACACGGCAGGACAGGAGCGCTACAGAGCCATCACCTCAGC GTACTACAGAGGAGCGGTGGGGGCGCTCTTAGTTTATGACATCGCCAAACACCTGACCTATGAGAATGTGGAGCGCTGGCTGAAGGAGCTGCGGGACCACGCTGATAACAACATTGTCATCATGCTAGTTGGCAACAAGAGTGACCTGCGCCACCTCAGGGCCGTGCCCACAGACGAGGCCCGGGCCTTTGCAG AAAAGAACAATCTGTCTTTCATAGAAACTTCGGCATTGGATTCGACAAATGTTGAAGAAGCCTTCAAGAACATTCTTACAG AAATCTACCGCATCGTCTCGCAAAAGCAGATTGCTGAGCGGTCCGCCCATGACGAATCCCCAGGAAATAACGTGGTGGACATCAGCGTGCCGCCCACCACGGATGGCCAGAGGGGGAGCAAGCTGCAGTGCTGTCAGAACCTGTAG
- the LOC137904496 gene encoding mitochondrial import inner membrane translocase subunit TIM44-like, which produces MAASVCRCYEMVGRRALAVCSRSLVSSSRRRDAHRLRVSPAVALQVRYASARKGFLGEFVDNLRQDFSKNQEMKENIKKFREEAKRLDESDALQQARRKYKSIEAETVKTSEVFKKTIGSLSGNVREGLEEVSRTDIGKKIKEGVEEATRMALHSAESVSKGGEKLGKTTAFRAISQSVESMKKEIEISDAGPYRAPSQLRKRSDFSSKGAESDSRVFEANEEAMGVVLHKDSKWFQQWKDFKDNNIVVNRFFEMKMKYDESDNALIRASRVVTDRVTDFLGGLFSKTEMSEVMTEIVKADPSFDKDSFLKQCEKDIIPNILEAMIRGELDVLKDWCYEATYSQLAHPIQQARALGLLFQSKVLDIDNIDLAMGKMMEQGPVLIITFQAQVVMVIRSPKGEIVEGDPGKVMRMMYVWALCRDQEELDPSAAWRLLDISASSTEQTL; this is translated from the exons ATGGCAGCTTCCGTGTGTCGGTGCTACGAG ATGGTTGGCAGGCGTGCCTTGGCTGTCTGCTCCCGGTCTCTGGTCTCCTCATCTCGGAGGCGTGATGCCCACAGGCTACGTGTTAGCCCAGCTGTTGCTCTGCAG GTGCGATATGCGTCAGCGCGTAAAGGTTTCCTGGGCGAATTCGTGGACAACTTGCGTCAGGATTTCAGTAAGAACCAGGAgatgaaagaaaacataaaGAAGTTCAGAGAAGAGGCCAAGAGGCTTGACGAGTCCGATGCTCTTCAGCAAGCCCGGAGGAAATAC AAATCTATCGAAGCCGAGACGGTGAAGACCTCAGAGGTGTTCAAGAAGACCATCGGCTCACTGTCAGGCAATGTCAGGGAG GGACTTGAGGAGGTGAGTCGAACTGACATTGGGAAGAAGATCAAAGAAGGTGTTGAGGAAGCAACCAGGATGGCATTGCACTCTGCTGAGTCGGTCtccaaaggaggagaaaaacttGGCAAAACCACCGCGTTCAGAGCCATCTCACAG AGTGTGGAGAGCATGAAGAAGGAGATAGAGATCAGCGATGCCGGCCCTTACAGAGCTCCTTCCCAGCTGAGGAAAAGAAGTGATTTTTCCTCCAAAGGAGCTGAAAGTGACTCCAGAGTATTTGAGGCCAATGA GGAGGCGATGGGCGTCGTTCTTCACAAGGATTCAAAGTGGTTCCAGCAGTGGAAAGACTTCAAGGACAATAATATTGTTGTCAACA GGTTCTttgagatgaagatgaaatatGATGAAAGTGACAATGCCCTCATCAGAGCATCCAGAGTTGTGACCGACAGAGTCACCGACTTCCTCG GAGGCCTTTTTTCTAAGACAGAAATGTCTGAGGTTATGACGGAGATCGTGAAGGCAGACCCCTCCTTTGACAAGGACTCTTTCCTCAAGCAGTGTGAGAAAGACATCATCCCCAACATACTGGAG GCTATGATCCGTGGTGAGCTGGATGTATTAAAAGACTGGTGCTATGAAGCA ACCTACAGTCAGCTGGCCCATCCCATTCAACAGGCCAGAGCTCTGGGACTGCTCTTCCAGTCCAAAGTCCTGGACATTGATAACATTGAT CTGGCGATGGGTAAAATGATGGAGCAGGGCCCAGTGCTGATAATCACCTTCCAGGCTCAGGTCGTCATGGTGATCCGCAGCCCCAAAGGAGAAATCGTTGAAGGGGATCCG GGCAAGGTCATGCGGATGATGTATGTCTGGGCATTGTGTCGtgaccaggaggagctggacccCAGCGCAGCCTGGAGACTCCTGGACATCTCTGCCTCCAGCACAGAGCAGACCCTCTAG